TGCTGAAGTACCCTTTTCTGCACAACATAACAAAATAATGATACAGATGCAAAATAAAAGGAGCAGGAGTTTGCTAAAATTAATAAGCAGGAAACAAACCAGAAAAGCAGTCAATCCTAGATGCAATAGAGCATTTGTTTGCAAGATAGCGAGCCATGCGACCCTTGTTTTTGGCAGATGCTCGACCAATAAAAGAAGAGTGGAATATCAGACCATATTTGGGAGTATTTCCTCTTGTTTTTAATGCCCTGAATAAAGCAGAGATATAGATTATCAGAGTTAAGATCACAAACATGGAAATAGTGTCACCTGTCCAGACAAAAAACATGCAGTTTCACAAATTAAACCTGCTTGTTTCTTCAGAAAAAAATATAAGCAGTTcaattttcaaaacaagtgatgAGTTAAAAACCTGAACAAAGCTTTCTCTGCCCCAAGAATCTGAAGAGTTGATGACGGGCACTTAGCTAAATTTGTGAGACTACCAGCATGAGAAATTAAACGAGCTCCTACACTATCACCAACTAAAGATTGCAAATTTGGTGCAATATCATTCATCTTAGTCGTCAGGTAATCAGACAACCTTCTCCTGTAGTCAGATAGGTCCATCACCCTTTGAGCAAACTGATGGACATTGATCAAGTCCACAGGGGACAATTCTTGACCTGAAAAAAACAAGACAAAGCAGGTTAAGAGAGATGAGAAAAAAACCAAGTTAAATgcaaatatatgatattatacccATGGAGGCTTTTGCTGCTTCTACAATCTCCTTTGCTTTATCTTCATCTCCAACTAAGTCAGTTAAGGCTTCAATATTGTCTTCGGCCAACTTTGACTTATCCTCAACATATTTTGCTACTTTGCAATAGAGATAATTATCATTAACAATCTTCACTAGTTCAGGAAAATGCCATGAATACCATTCTCTGCACAAAATAGATGACAACAGATAAATAACTCTAAGTTATAAACTCACTGAAGATGTAAACTATTAGTCGGGTTGTTGGCAGTAGAGAAGCAAGGGAAAGTGTGTGTGGGAAAGGGTGTTCGAAAGTGTTAGGCCACAAGGTCATACTTGAAAAAAGATTCAAACTATTTCCTTGGATAAAGATGTAAACTATTTAATCAACAAAATTGCATATTTGAACGAGAATTCATGTTAAGCCTGTACTACCTGACTCTCATGGCAAATGAATTGATATCCTTATCAAGTGTATCGAGTAGGAAGATTGCTTGGATGACCATATTGTCAACCCTATTAACATTGAACTTCACTTTTGCTCTGCTGTAACTGTGGCAGAGACCAAGTTGTGCCTTTTCCAAATCTCCTGGCTACGGAATTCAAAAGATACAATAATATACCAATCAATTAAACTGTTAAAAGGGATAATCCTATAAGTAATATAAACAAAGCAGCCAAAACAACTGCTAACCTTGAGATCACCAACAAACTTGTCAAAATGAAGCCTGACACCACGGATAAGTTCATTCACAAACTCATTACTTTGGCAAGGAATTTTAGTAGCATCTTGTATGTGTGAACCAATCTTAGATTCAGCTACACCCAAAGAGAACTTCGGTTTCTTACCTTCCTTTACTTTGGGTAAACTAGTCTCCAAAACAGTTCTCAGTTCATCAGTCATAATACctgaacaacatcaacaacaacaacaaaaagttgAGCAACTGACAAAGTGAAATAAATGCATTTGAGTACACTAACAAACATAACCCCAACCATACAAATCACGTTTAAATCAGTTTTAACATCAATAATGTTACTTAGGGTTTTAGCAGATTTTCATAACGTGACAACACAGACACTAAAACACACTTAAGAAGCTACTcctaataacaaaacaaaaaaataactgAAAAAACTAAAACTAGTATCAACTGAATCACTATGTACAATAACAGATTCCTATAGAACAAAGCAGAAACATTGTACAAAGACTGCAACGATACATGAAAAACACACAAGCAAGTGAGGTTATGGTGGGTTAGGTTATATTACCTTCAGAGACGGCATTAATTTGTTCAAGTCCTTCAAGAGCAGAGGTGAAGGGGTTGAAAGAGCGAAGCTTAACGACCTTACCGAACCTGGTCAAATCGGAAACGGAGTTCCGAACAGCTTCAGTGTTCTGACCAATTTCGTCGATTCCATGAGCCTCGAACAAGGCGTAGCCGGCGGCAGTTTCGTGGAGGAGGAAGAGAGCCATTTTGATGGCCGCAGCAAAAACCCTAGAAGTGTCAGAGTGGGAGAAAGGGCATTCGAAAATATTATGAAACAGGGTTTAGGGTTTAATAGGGGATGTGTCTTTGTATAAATGATTGATAACAAAGCGGGTCAGGTTGAACCGCAAGGTAAGGGTATGGTTTTGGGCCCAAGTCTCAAAA
This genomic stretch from Vicia villosa cultivar HV-30 ecotype Madison, WI unplaced genomic scaffold, Vvil1.0 ctg.000195F_1_1_1, whole genome shotgun sequence harbors:
- the LOC131625212 gene encoding nucleolar protein 56-like is translated as MALFLLHETAAGYALFEAHGIDEIGQNTEAVRNSVSDLTRFGKVVKLRSFNPFTSALEGLEQINAVSEGIMTDELRTVLETSLPKVKEGKKPKFSLGVAESKIGSHIQDATKIPCQSNEFVNELIRGVRLHFDKFVGDLKPGDLEKAQLGLCHSYSRAKVKFNVNRVDNMVIQAIFLLDTLDKDINSFAMRVREWYSWHFPELVKIVNDNYLYCKVAKYVEDKSKLAEDNIEALTDLVGDEDKAKEIVEAAKASMGQELSPVDLINVHQFAQRVMDLSDYRRRLSDYLTTKMNDIAPNLQSLVGDSVGARLISHAGSLTNLAKCPSSTLQILGAEKALFRALKTRGNTPKYGLIFHSSFIGRASAKNKGRMARYLANKCSIASRIDCFSEKGTSAFGDKLREQVEERLDFYDKGVAPRKNIDVMKSAIEVADNLDTEMETEEVSAKKTKKKKQKAAADEEAAETTNGDKSEKKKKKKEKRKLEQEADVQDQVVDESANGESGKKKKKKSKRKDVD